A single Pseudoxanthomonas sp. DNA region contains:
- a CDS encoding TonB-dependent receptor → MPVSHQNRKTPVTLLAVSIGLALQMSAAAHAQEAAQPADSGQSAPAESVDTLDTVSVTGYRASVERALDIKRGEAGVVDAIVAEDIGKFPDLNLAESLQRIPGVVITRDAGEGRNISVRGLGPDFTRVRINGMEALTTVGSTDQNGGSNRGRGFDFNVFASDLFSQLIVRKTAQADVEEGSLGATVDLRTARPFDYDGFTLVASGQASYADMGSSTDPRLAGLISNTWADGKFGALLSVAYSERQALEEGSGSGRWAGGTSNNGFNPASPYTPALAANTYHPRFPRYTLMEHDQKRTGVTASLQFKPTDRTQFAFDALYSKIDAVRDEKYIEAISFSRGASQNGKPQTIVRDGVVENGALVYGLFDDVDIRSESRHDEWNTVFTQLGLEGQHEFTDNFKISGKLGTSKSEHENPIQTTIIMDKLNVDNYSYDYRGNPYKPVIDYGISPTDPNGWTLAEIRIRPQYVENDFDVAQLDFNWNISPGFRLKGGVQAKDYSFSTRELRRSTESLTGVPMFTDGTRIVPTDLTEQASLDGVSGSPGTWVIPHYQGIADFYDIYSNSGPFALAERAVNTRSVEEEDRGVYLMGEFSADLGAIPVSGNFGVRYVRTKQSSTGIATASGTPVATTVSREYSDTLPSMNLVAEITPDFLIRLGAAKVMTRPGLGSLTPGVTVNVSGGARTVSGGNPNLDPIRADTVDLGFEWYFNEGAMLGLGLFYKDIESFIQTTRVVQPYSSSGLPASLLDGTGAGVNDDFVFSVPLNTPGGELTGFEANYTQPFTFLPGKFGNLGVQLNYTYVDSQIQYLTSTGANSFKTDLTGLSKHAWNATLYYEGERFSGRVSATNRDDFLLQVPATEAGFDVHGQTGTTTVDASVRWKINDKLELSLEGINLTDEPQESWVANAGGQLPLDYSETGRQYLLGLRYKF, encoded by the coding sequence ATGCCAGTTAGTCATCAGAACCGGAAGACACCGGTTACCTTGCTTGCCGTCTCGATCGGCCTGGCGCTGCAGATGAGTGCTGCCGCCCACGCCCAGGAGGCGGCGCAGCCGGCCGACTCGGGCCAGTCCGCCCCGGCCGAAAGCGTCGACACGCTCGACACCGTCAGCGTCACCGGTTACCGCGCCAGCGTGGAGCGGGCCCTCGACATCAAGCGCGGCGAAGCCGGCGTGGTCGATGCGATCGTGGCCGAGGACATCGGCAAGTTCCCCGATCTCAACCTGGCCGAATCGCTGCAGCGCATCCCCGGCGTGGTCATCACCCGCGATGCCGGCGAAGGCCGGAACATCTCGGTGCGCGGCCTGGGTCCGGACTTCACCCGCGTCCGCATCAACGGCATGGAGGCGCTGACCACGGTCGGTTCCACCGACCAGAACGGCGGTTCCAACCGGGGCCGCGGCTTCGACTTCAACGTCTTCGCCTCCGACCTGTTCTCGCAGCTGATCGTGCGCAAGACCGCTCAGGCGGATGTCGAGGAAGGCTCGCTCGGCGCCACGGTCGACCTGCGCACGGCGCGCCCGTTCGACTATGACGGCTTCACGCTGGTCGCCAGCGGCCAGGCCAGCTATGCCGACATGGGCAGTTCGACCGATCCGCGCCTGGCCGGGCTGATCTCCAATACGTGGGCCGACGGCAAGTTCGGCGCACTGCTGTCGGTCGCCTACTCCGAGCGGCAGGCGCTGGAAGAAGGCAGCGGCAGCGGCCGCTGGGCCGGCGGCACCAGCAACAATGGCTTCAACCCGGCATCGCCCTATACGCCGGCCCTTGCCGCCAACACCTATCACCCCCGCTTCCCGCGCTACACGCTGATGGAGCACGACCAGAAGCGCACGGGCGTGACGGCGTCGCTGCAGTTCAAGCCGACCGATCGCACCCAGTTCGCCTTCGATGCGCTGTACTCGAAGATCGATGCGGTGCGTGACGAGAAGTACATCGAGGCCATTTCGTTCAGCCGTGGCGCCTCGCAGAACGGCAAGCCGCAGACCATCGTGCGCGATGGCGTGGTCGAGAACGGTGCGCTGGTCTACGGGCTGTTCGACGACGTGGACATCCGCTCCGAGAGCCGACACGACGAATGGAACACGGTCTTCACCCAGCTGGGCCTGGAAGGCCAGCACGAGTTCACCGACAACTTCAAGATCTCGGGCAAGCTCGGCACGTCGAAATCGGAACACGAGAATCCGATCCAGACGACGATCATCATGGACAAGCTGAACGTCGACAACTACAGCTACGACTACCGCGGCAATCCCTACAAGCCGGTCATCGACTATGGCATCAGCCCCACCGATCCCAATGGCTGGACGCTGGCCGAGATCCGCATCCGCCCGCAGTACGTCGAGAACGACTTCGACGTCGCCCAGCTGGACTTCAACTGGAACATCAGCCCGGGCTTCCGCCTGAAGGGTGGCGTGCAGGCGAAGGACTACAGCTTCTCGACGCGCGAACTGCGGCGGTCTACCGAAAGCCTGACGGGCGTGCCGATGTTCACCGACGGCACCCGCATCGTGCCGACGGATCTGACCGAACAGGCCAGCCTCGATGGTGTGAGCGGGTCTCCCGGCACGTGGGTGATCCCCCACTACCAGGGCATCGCCGACTTCTACGACATCTACAGCAACAGCGGGCCGTTCGCCCTCGCCGAGCGTGCGGTGAACACGCGCAGCGTCGAGGAAGAGGATCGCGGCGTCTACCTGATGGGTGAATTCTCTGCCGATCTGGGTGCCATTCCCGTGTCGGGCAATTTCGGCGTGCGCTACGTGCGCACCAAGCAGTCCTCCACGGGCATCGCGACGGCCAGCGGCACGCCGGTCGCCACGACGGTCTCGCGCGAGTACAGCGACACCCTGCCGTCGATGAACCTGGTGGCCGAGATCACGCCTGACTTCCTGATCCGGCTCGGTGCCGCCAAGGTAATGACGCGTCCCGGCCTGGGCAGCCTGACCCCGGGCGTGACCGTCAACGTCAGCGGCGGTGCGCGCACCGTCAGCGGCGGCAATCCGAACCTGGATCCGATCCGCGCCGACACCGTGGACCTGGGCTTCGAGTGGTACTTCAACGAAGGCGCGATGCTGGGCCTGGGTTTGTTCTACAAGGACATCGAGAGCTTCATCCAGACCACCCGCGTGGTGCAGCCCTATTCGTCGAGCGGCCTGCCCGCCAGCCTGCTGGACGGCACCGGTGCCGGCGTGAACGACGACTTCGTCTTCAGCGTGCCGCTCAACACCCCGGGTGGCGAACTGACCGGTTTCGAGGCCAACTACACGCAGCCCTTCACCTTCCTGCCGGGCAAGTTCGGCAACCTGGGCGTGCAGTTGAACTACACCTACGTCGATTCGCAGATCCAGTACCTCACCTCTACCGGTGCCAACTCGTTCAAGACCGATCTGACCGGTCTGTCCAAGCACGCCTGGAACGCGACGCTCTACTACGAAGGCGAGCGCTTCTCGGGCCGTGTCTCGGCGACCAATCGCGACGACTTCCTGTTGCAGGTACCCGCGACCGAGGCCGGCTTCGACGTTCACGGACAAACGGGCACGACCACCGTCGACGCCTCCGTGCGCTGGAAGATCAACGACAAGCTCGAGCTGAGCCTGGAAGGCATCAACCTGACCGACGAACCGCAGGAATCGTGGGTCGCGAATGCGGGTGGCCAGCTCCCGCTGGACTACAGCGAAACCGGCCGCCAGTACCTGCTGGGCCTGCGTTACAAGTTCTGA
- a CDS encoding 2-keto-4-pentenoate hydratase has protein sequence MSNDHNALAEVRAAAPALAAVADSFVAARRQGRALTDFPGEIPPDLVTAYRVQDLAIAQWPDHVAGWKVGFIAPERRDASGDERLLGPIFRRQLQVTTGGQSTFEVFSGGFGAVEAEYVLRLDADVPADKHAWTPDEAAAVPSALFIGMEVASSPLATINQLGPRVVVSDFGNNNGLVMGAEIPDWASRSDASLTCTTSIDGRLVGRGGATTLPGGLRAAFAFALSRSARRGRPLKAGDLIATGNATGIHDILPGQQALIEFDGHGSIACVAVAATPKDEGDWRA, from the coding sequence TTGAGTAACGATCACAACGCCCTCGCCGAGGTGCGCGCCGCAGCCCCCGCATTGGCCGCCGTCGCGGACAGTTTCGTCGCTGCGCGCCGGCAGGGCCGCGCGCTGACCGACTTTCCCGGCGAGATTCCCCCCGACCTGGTCACCGCCTATCGCGTGCAGGATCTGGCGATCGCGCAGTGGCCCGACCACGTCGCGGGCTGGAAGGTCGGCTTCATCGCGCCCGAGCGCCGCGACGCATCCGGCGACGAGCGGCTGCTTGGCCCGATCTTCCGGCGCCAGCTGCAGGTGACCACCGGTGGTCAATCCACGTTCGAGGTGTTCTCGGGCGGCTTCGGCGCGGTGGAGGCCGAGTACGTCCTGCGTCTGGACGCCGACGTACCCGCCGACAAGCACGCGTGGACGCCCGACGAAGCCGCCGCCGTGCCATCCGCGCTGTTCATCGGCATGGAAGTGGCCAGCAGCCCGCTGGCGACGATCAACCAGCTCGGCCCGCGCGTGGTCGTCTCGGACTTCGGCAACAACAATGGCCTGGTGATGGGCGCCGAGATCCCGGACTGGGCGAGCCGCAGCGACGCGTCACTGACCTGCACCACGTCGATCGACGGCCGCCTGGTCGGCCGTGGCGGCGCCACCACCCTCCCCGGCGGGCTGCGTGCGGCGTTCGCGTTCGCGCTGTCGCGCTCGGCGCGCCGTGGCCGGCCACTGAAAGCCGGCGACCTGATCGCGACCGGCAACGCCACCGGCATCCACGACATCCTGCCGGGCCAGCAGGCGCTGATCGAGTTCGATGGCCATGGCAGCATTGCGTGTGTCGCGGTCGCCGCGACACCGAAGGACGAAGGAGACTGGCGCGCATGA
- a CDS encoding TRAP transporter substrate-binding protein, producing the protein MMNRRRFLGTGLGAAVALPLAGSRAFADDGRHVLTATDVHVKDYPTVEAVRWIGETMARETGGRVTLRQYHSGQLGRESEAIDMARFGAIDMTRVYAGALNNAFPLTQALCLPYVFDSVPHMRRAMDEGVGKAVLEGFAQRGLVGLAIYDSGARCFYNTKHAIRVPADLHGLKIRVPVSDIFIRMLRLFGANPTPLSLGEVFSGLETRMIDGAENNIRSFHSSRHFEAAQYWSQTNHSYAPDVLLVSQRTLDDLQPRDRELLIETARQSVGVMRTLWDASEAKARDAVFAAGVEHNEADLPAFAKASQPLLSEYRKDPAIDALYRRIRDLA; encoded by the coding sequence ATGATGAACCGTCGTCGCTTCCTGGGTACCGGCCTTGGTGCTGCGGTCGCCCTTCCGCTGGCGGGCAGCCGCGCCTTCGCCGACGATGGCCGGCACGTGCTGACGGCGACCGACGTGCACGTCAAGGACTACCCCACCGTCGAAGCCGTGCGCTGGATCGGCGAGACGATGGCGCGCGAGACCGGTGGACGGGTGACGCTGCGCCAGTACCACTCCGGCCAGCTGGGCCGTGAGTCGGAAGCGATCGACATGGCGCGGTTCGGCGCCATCGACATGACCCGCGTCTACGCCGGCGCGCTGAACAACGCCTTCCCGCTGACCCAGGCGTTGTGTCTGCCGTACGTGTTCGACTCGGTGCCGCACATGCGCCGCGCGATGGACGAAGGCGTGGGCAAGGCGGTGCTGGAGGGCTTCGCGCAGCGCGGTCTGGTCGGCCTGGCCATCTACGACTCGGGCGCGCGCTGCTTCTACAACACCAAGCACGCCATCCGTGTACCGGCGGACCTGCACGGACTGAAGATCCGCGTCCCGGTCTCGGACATCTTCATCCGGATGCTGCGGCTGTTCGGCGCCAATCCCACGCCGCTCTCGCTGGGCGAGGTGTTCTCCGGGCTGGAGACGCGGATGATCGACGGCGCGGAGAACAACATCCGCAGCTTCCATTCCAGCCGGCATTTCGAGGCCGCGCAGTACTGGTCGCAGACCAACCATTCCTATGCGCCGGACGTGCTGCTGGTGTCGCAGCGCACGCTGGACGACCTGCAGCCGCGCGACCGGGAGCTGCTGATCGAAACCGCCCGCCAGTCGGTGGGCGTGATGCGCACGCTCTGGGACGCATCGGAAGCCAAGGCCCGCGACGCCGTGTTCGCCGCGGGCGTGGAGCACAACGAGGCCGACCTCCCCGCGTTTGCGAAAGCGTCGCAGCCCCTGCTGTCCGAATACCGCAAGGATCCGGCGATCGACGCCCTGTACCGCCGCATCCGCGACCTGGCCTGA
- a CDS encoding TRAP transporter small permease has translation MSEEITPHPATPLQRGMDLLSNAAIAIAVAALLGLVIVQGWQVIARYVINDSPSWTEPVTILLLTTAMSLGAAAGVHTNRHFGFFLLADAARPGLKKLLHAISPLVIAAIGAVMAYWGAVLLFDGLGIRIAGAPMPQSIGYLPLSLGGLLMVVFALYRLLLVLRAPLTDEAR, from the coding sequence ATGTCCGAAGAAATCACGCCGCATCCCGCCACGCCGCTGCAACGCGGCATGGACCTGCTGTCCAACGCCGCCATCGCCATCGCCGTCGCGGCCCTGCTCGGCCTGGTGATCGTGCAGGGCTGGCAGGTGATCGCCCGCTACGTCATCAACGACTCGCCCAGCTGGACCGAGCCGGTCACCATCCTGCTGCTGACCACCGCCATGAGCCTGGGGGCCGCGGCAGGCGTGCACACGAACCGCCACTTCGGCTTCTTCCTGCTGGCCGATGCGGCGCGCCCGGGGCTGAAGAAACTGCTGCACGCCATCTCGCCGCTGGTGATCGCCGCGATCGGTGCGGTGATGGCGTACTGGGGTGCCGTGCTCCTGTTCGACGGCCTGGGCATCCGCATCGCCGGTGCGCCGATGCCGCAGAGCATCGGCTACCTGCCGCTGTCGCTCGGCGGCCTGCTGATGGTGGTGTTCGCGCTGTACCGACTGCTCCTGGTGCTGCGTGCGCCGCTGACCGACGAGGCCCGCTGA
- a CDS encoding TRAP transporter large permease, which translates to MAITLLFSIFAILLLIGVPVAYALAAASLATLLYLDLPSIVLVQQISSGTGSASLIAIPLFIFAGEIMLRGGISERLISLAASLVGRLRGGLGQVSILSSLFFGGVSGSAIADVSAVGGTMIPQMVKRGYDRDFAVNVSITAALVALLVPPSHNLILFSAAAGGGLSIADLFAAGIVPALLMTAVLMFTGWAVACKRGYGTEPFPGMRAVMLRLVSALPGLGLVGLIFFGIRAGIFTAVESAAIAVVYALLVTSVLYRQLSVKEFFATVTHAARSTGVILFVIATAAVFGWLLAYLQVPAAAVDALQSIAHSKYTVLLLIVLVLLVLGTFMDLAPMILICTPIFLPVARAYGIDPIHFGLVLVLTGGLGLVTPPVGSVLFIGTAIGKISIAQSMRTIWPFWLAGLAVLLIVALFPELSLWLPKALKG; encoded by the coding sequence ATGGCGATCACCCTGCTGTTCTCGATCTTCGCGATCCTGCTGCTGATCGGCGTACCGGTCGCCTATGCGCTGGCGGCGGCGTCGCTGGCCACCCTGCTCTATCTGGACCTGCCCAGCATCGTGCTGGTGCAGCAGATTTCGTCCGGCACCGGTTCGGCGTCGCTGATCGCGATCCCGCTCTTCATCTTCGCCGGCGAGATCATGTTGCGCGGCGGCATTTCCGAACGCCTGATCAGCCTGGCCGCGTCGCTGGTGGGACGCCTGCGTGGCGGCCTGGGCCAGGTGAGCATCCTGTCGTCGCTGTTCTTCGGCGGCGTGTCGGGATCGGCCATCGCCGACGTATCGGCGGTGGGCGGCACGATGATCCCGCAGATGGTCAAGCGCGGCTACGACCGCGACTTCGCCGTCAACGTCAGCATCACCGCGGCGCTGGTCGCCTTGCTGGTGCCGCCGTCGCACAACCTGATCCTGTTTTCGGCGGCCGCCGGCGGCGGCCTGTCCATCGCCGACCTGTTCGCCGCCGGCATCGTGCCTGCGCTGCTGATGACGGCGGTGCTGATGTTCACGGGCTGGGCGGTCGCGTGCAAGCGCGGCTACGGCACCGAACCGTTCCCGGGGATGCGGGCGGTGATGCTGCGACTGGTCTCGGCGCTGCCCGGCCTGGGCCTGGTCGGCCTGATCTTCTTCGGCATCCGCGCCGGCATCTTCACGGCGGTGGAAAGTGCGGCCATCGCCGTGGTCTACGCGCTGCTGGTGACCAGCGTGCTGTACCGCCAGCTGTCGGTGAAGGAATTCTTCGCCACCGTGACCCATGCGGCGCGTTCCACCGGGGTGATCCTGTTCGTCATCGCCACGGCGGCGGTCTTCGGCTGGCTGCTGGCCTACCTGCAGGTGCCGGCGGCGGCCGTCGATGCGCTGCAGTCGATCGCGCACAGCAAGTACACCGTCCTGCTGCTGATCGTGCTGGTGCTGCTGGTGCTGGGCACGTTCATGGACCTGGCGCCGATGATCCTGATCTGCACGCCGATCTTCCTGCCGGTGGCGCGCGCCTACGGCATCGACCCGATCCACTTCGGCCTGGTGCTGGTGCTGACCGGCGGACTGGGACTGGTGACACCGCCGGTGGGGTCGGTGCTCTTCATCGGCACGGCGATCGGCAAGATCAGCATCGCGCAGAGCATGCGCACGATCTGGCCGTTCTGGCTGGCGGGACTGGCGGTGCTGCTGATCGTGGCGTTGTTCCCCGAACTGTCGCTGTGGCTGCCGAAGGCGCTGAAGGGATGA
- the pelA gene encoding pectate lyase produces the protein MRPVRLAAATLLFASLPAWSASPAATPSLAGFEDAIHHWRNVHGDAYPRHAPDEVAKIADNILRYQRIDGGWIENQDPARILDDAGRARFDIEARKSGGSFDNRNIYTQLDYLATAYAITGDTRYRDGSLRGIAFTLAQQIPSCGGWPHTVPATQSYHPHITIADDVTAGVLGTLRKVVSDTRRYAFVDATLRARVQAAIERGDACLLRLQVRQGDTLAGWAGQYDAKTLLPAQGRAFELPAIAGQETVGVVRYLMSIPAPSPAVVAAVDGAVAWLRRVEITGWRIETFDAPAEQFQYHRSTKDRRLVADPSASGLWARFYDVNDNSVVLATRDSARVARYEDIPRERRTGYEWYGSWPARLLSEEYPQWKASHPATP, from the coding sequence ATGAGGCCGGTGCGCCTGGCTGCCGCGACGCTGCTGTTCGCGTCGCTGCCGGCGTGGTCCGCATCGCCTGCCGCCACGCCGTCGCTCGCCGGCTTCGAGGACGCCATCCACCACTGGCGCAACGTGCACGGCGATGCGTATCCCCGGCATGCGCCGGACGAAGTCGCGAAGATCGCCGACAACATCCTGCGCTACCAGCGCATCGACGGTGGCTGGATCGAGAACCAGGATCCCGCACGGATTCTGGATGATGCCGGACGCGCGCGTTTCGACATCGAAGCGCGCAAGTCAGGCGGCAGCTTCGACAACCGCAACATCTATACGCAGCTGGACTACCTGGCCACGGCCTACGCGATCACCGGCGACACCCGGTACCGCGACGGCAGCCTGCGGGGCATCGCCTTCACCCTGGCGCAGCAGATTCCCTCCTGCGGCGGCTGGCCGCATACCGTACCGGCCACGCAGTCCTACCACCCGCACATCACCATCGCCGACGACGTCACCGCCGGCGTGCTGGGCACCTTGCGCAAGGTCGTATCGGACACGCGTCGCTATGCCTTCGTCGATGCCACCTTGCGCGCCCGCGTGCAGGCGGCCATCGAACGGGGTGATGCCTGCCTGCTGCGGCTGCAGGTGAGGCAGGGCGACACACTGGCCGGCTGGGCCGGACAGTACGACGCGAAGACGCTGCTGCCCGCGCAGGGTCGCGCGTTCGAGCTGCCCGCCATCGCAGGACAGGAAACCGTCGGCGTGGTCCGCTATCTGATGTCGATCCCGGCCCCCTCGCCCGCTGTCGTCGCGGCCGTGGACGGCGCGGTCGCGTGGCTGCGTCGCGTGGAGATCACCGGCTGGCGCATCGAGACCTTCGACGCACCGGCGGAACAGTTCCAGTACCACCGCAGCACGAAGGACCGTCGCCTGGTCGCCGACCCGTCCGCCTCCGGCCTGTGGGCGCGCTTCTACGACGTGAACGACAACAGCGTGGTGCTGGCGACGCGCGACAGCGCACGGGTCGCGCGTTACGAGGACATTCCGCGCGAGCGCCGCACCGGCTACGAGTGGTACGGCAGCTGGCCGGCGCGGCTGCTGTCGGAGGAATACCCGCAATGGAAGGCGTCGCACCCGGCCACGCCCTGA
- a CDS encoding family 43 glycosylhydrolase gives MPFIRLLIAALSLCVAFDALATDAVPPVWKRGIEHQRQADLGDGTFLNPVLAGDRPDPSVLKDGEDYYLTLSSFTAYPGLPLWHSRDLINWQPIGHAITKNVGSIWAPDLVRHQGRYYIYFPARVGGTESPRRSNFVVWADDIRGPWSEPIDIGLPGHIDPGHAVGEDGKRYLFLSAGDYVQLADDGLSTVGEVKHVYDGWRYPESWDVEGYAQEGPKITFRNGWYYMITAVGGTAGPPTGHMVIVARSRSIHGPWQNAPNNPVVRTTSREQYWWSRGHATLVEDAAGQWWMIYHGYERDFWTLGRQALLDPIEWTEDGWFVARGGDLSQPLRKPAGEALSPHGMALSDDFRSDRLGPQWAFYDPSPGEAARLSVGGGVMTLQGKGTSPRDSSPLGVIAGDLAYQFEVEMEVEPGAQGGAVLFYNDRLYAGVGSNGEQFVMHRYGLERPGHLPPSAKGGRLWLRVKHDRHIVTIHTSADGQAWTKYPVQMEVSGYHHNVAGGFLALKPSLYAAGDGKVRFRNFRYRALD, from the coding sequence ATGCCGTTCATCCGATTGCTCATCGCCGCGCTGTCCCTGTGCGTCGCCTTCGATGCGCTGGCGACCGATGCCGTGCCTCCCGTCTGGAAGCGCGGGATCGAACACCAGCGCCAGGCCGATCTCGGTGACGGTACGTTCCTCAACCCGGTGCTGGCCGGCGACCGTCCCGATCCGTCGGTGCTGAAGGATGGCGAGGACTATTACCTCACCCTGTCCTCGTTCACCGCCTATCCCGGACTGCCCCTGTGGCATTCGCGCGACCTGATCAACTGGCAGCCCATCGGCCACGCCATCACGAAGAACGTGGGCTCGATCTGGGCGCCCGACCTGGTCAGGCACCAGGGCCGCTACTACATCTACTTCCCCGCCCGCGTGGGCGGCACCGAGTCGCCGCGGCGCAGCAACTTCGTGGTGTGGGCCGACGACATCCGCGGCCCGTGGAGCGAACCGATCGACATCGGCCTGCCCGGCCACATCGACCCCGGCCATGCGGTGGGCGAGGACGGCAAGCGCTACCTGTTCCTCAGCGCGGGCGATTACGTGCAGCTGGCCGACGACGGGCTGAGCACCGTCGGCGAGGTGAAGCACGTCTACGACGGCTGGCGCTACCCGGAATCGTGGGACGTGGAAGGCTATGCGCAGGAAGGCCCGAAGATCACCTTCCGCAACGGCTGGTACTACATGATCACGGCCGTCGGCGGCACCGCGGGGCCGCCGACCGGGCACATGGTGATCGTCGCGCGCTCGCGTTCGATCCACGGTCCGTGGCAGAACGCGCCCAACAATCCGGTGGTGCGCACCACCTCGCGCGAGCAGTACTGGTGGTCGCGCGGCCACGCCACGCTGGTCGAGGACGCGGCAGGCCAGTGGTGGATGATCTACCACGGCTACGAGCGCGACTTCTGGACCCTGGGCCGGCAGGCGCTGCTCGACCCGATCGAATGGACCGAGGACGGCTGGTTCGTCGCCAGGGGCGGCGACCTGAGCCAACCGCTGCGCAAGCCGGCCGGCGAGGCGCTGTCGCCGCACGGCATGGCCCTGTCGGACGACTTCCGCAGCGACCGGCTGGGCCCGCAGTGGGCGTTCTACGATCCGTCACCGGGCGAAGCCGCGCGCCTGAGCGTCGGCGGCGGCGTGATGACCCTGCAGGGCAAGGGCACGTCGCCCCGCGACAGCTCGCCGCTGGGCGTCATCGCCGGCGACCTGGCCTACCAGTTCGAGGTGGAGATGGAGGTCGAACCCGGCGCGCAGGGCGGCGCGGTGCTGTTCTACAACGACCGCCTGTACGCAGGCGTCGGCAGCAACGGCGAGCAGTTCGTCATGCACCGTTACGGCCTGGAGCGTCCGGGCCACCTGCCGCCCAGCGCGAAGGGCGGCAGGCTGTGGCTGCGCGTCAAGCACGATCGCCACATCGTCACCATCCACACCAGCGCCGATGGCCAGGCCTGGACCAAGTATCCCGTGCAGATGGAGGTCTCCGGCTACCACCACAACGTCGCCGGCGGCTTCCTGGCCCTCAAGCCCTCGCTGTATGCGGCCGGCGACGGCAAGGTGCGCTTCCGTAATTTCCGCTACCGCGCGCTGGACTGA
- a CDS encoding LacI family DNA-binding transcriptional regulator: MPARKKPDSPASLPTGGKAATINDIARLSGVSKKTVSRIINHSPLVRKDTRDKVEALMREVGYSPDPMARGLAFRRSFLIGMVYDNPTAQYIVNMQYGALDALRDSGFELVVHPCDSRSPGYIDGVRRFVQQQKLHGVMLVPRASEDQALADMLAEIGCRYSRIASVSMDEPSRMVVTHDRDGAAEAAEYLLSLGHTDIALITGPAAYRSSIERTDGFVQALAKRGLEVPKSRIIEAGYTFESGVVAAEKLLSGKNRPTAIFTGNDEMAAGVYKVAMRAGINIPRQLSVVGFDDSPLASRLWPSLTSVRRNTRDTGRTAAAMLIQPEGTPMLAAASIRPHLVIRDSSQPPE; encoded by the coding sequence ATGCCCGCGCGCAAGAAGCCCGACAGCCCTGCCAGCCTGCCCACCGGTGGCAAGGCTGCGACCATCAACGACATCGCACGGCTTTCCGGCGTCTCGAAGAAGACCGTGTCGCGGATCATCAACCACTCGCCGCTGGTGCGGAAGGACACGCGCGACAAGGTCGAGGCGCTGATGCGCGAGGTCGGCTATTCGCCCGACCCGATGGCCCGCGGCCTGGCGTTCCGCCGCTCGTTCCTGATCGGCATGGTCTACGACAACCCGACCGCGCAGTACATCGTCAACATGCAGTACGGCGCGCTGGACGCGCTGCGCGATTCGGGCTTCGAACTGGTCGTGCACCCCTGCGACAGCCGCAGCCCGGGCTACATCGACGGCGTGCGACGCTTCGTGCAGCAGCAGAAGCTGCATGGCGTGATGCTGGTGCCGCGCGCGTCGGAAGACCAGGCGCTGGCGGACATGCTGGCGGAGATCGGCTGCCGCTATTCGCGCATCGCCTCGGTCTCGATGGACGAGCCCTCGCGCATGGTGGTCACGCACGACCGCGACGGCGCGGCGGAAGCGGCGGAGTACCTGCTCTCGCTGGGCCATACCGACATCGCGTTGATCACCGGCCCGGCCGCCTACCGGTCGTCGATCGAGCGTACCGACGGGTTCGTGCAGGCGCTGGCCAAGCGCGGGCTGGAGGTTCCGAAGTCGCGCATTATCGAAGCCGGTTACACCTTCGAATCCGGCGTGGTCGCGGCCGAGAAACTGCTGTCGGGCAAGAACCGCCCCACCGCCATCTTCACCGGCAACGACGAAATGGCGGCCGGCGTGTACAAGGTCGCCATGCGCGCCGGCATCAACATCCCGCGCCAGCTGTCGGTGGTCGGGTTCGACGACAGCCCGTTGGCCTCGCGCCTGTGGCCCTCGCTGACCTCGGTCCGGCGCAACACCCGCGACACCGGCCGCACCGCCGCCGCCATGCTGATCCAGCCGGAAGGTACGCCGATGCTGGCGGCCGCCAGCATCCGCCCGCACCTGGTCATCCGCGACTCCTCGCAACCGCCGGAGTGA